One genomic segment of Streptomyces liangshanensis includes these proteins:
- a CDS encoding FAD-dependent oxidoreductase has product MNAAADGGGLPGPARRERSVDVLVVGAGPAGLAAAARLAGAGAGTVEVVDREEQAGGIPRYCYHAGFGLRDLRRPMSGPAYARHWTDTAAGAGAVVRTGISVTGWAGPLTVDTTGGGGPERLTAGAVVLATGARERPRAAPPVPGPRAAGVFTTDELQRAVHLHHRPVGARAVVIGAEPVSYSAVRTLRAAGVEVAAMVTDRPRHVSSWPAEVGARLHRRIPLLTDTTVTGLLGPGGPGARGSRNERGSHDGRGRLTGVALRHADGRTVTLGCDTVVLTGDWIPAHELARLGGVPLDRGTRGPAVDTSFRTGTAGVFAVGNLLHAVEPAGTAAREGNLVAGPVLRYLSDGRWPDRQLAVEVGAPLRWVAPNRIDPKGPRPPLGRFALRTARPEARLSAVVVSQDGRILHRERLRRGALPNRPLYVSADWIDRADPGGGPVVITGRAG; this is encoded by the coding sequence GTGAACGCGGCGGCGGACGGCGGCGGTCTGCCGGGCCCCGCCCGCCGGGAGCGGTCCGTCGACGTGCTGGTGGTCGGCGCCGGCCCCGCGGGCCTCGCGGCGGCGGCCCGGCTGGCCGGGGCGGGCGCCGGCACGGTGGAGGTCGTCGACCGGGAGGAGCAGGCCGGCGGGATCCCCCGGTACTGCTACCACGCCGGGTTCGGCCTGCGGGACCTGCGGCGCCCGATGAGCGGCCCCGCGTACGCCCGCCACTGGACCGACACGGCCGCGGGCGCCGGCGCCGTGGTCCGTACCGGAATCTCCGTGACCGGCTGGGCCGGTCCGCTGACCGTGGACACCACCGGCGGCGGCGGACCGGAGCGGCTGACGGCCGGTGCGGTCGTCCTGGCCACCGGCGCACGCGAACGGCCGCGCGCCGCGCCGCCGGTGCCCGGCCCGCGCGCGGCGGGTGTGTTCACCACGGACGAGCTCCAGCGGGCGGTCCACCTCCACCACCGGCCGGTCGGCGCCCGCGCCGTCGTGATCGGGGCCGAACCCGTCAGCTACTCCGCGGTGCGGACCCTGCGCGCCGCCGGGGTGGAGGTCGCCGCCATGGTCACCGACCGGCCGCGCCACGTGTCGTCCTGGCCGGCGGAGGTCGGTGCCCGGCTGCACCGGCGTATACCGCTCCTCACGGACACGACGGTGACCGGACTGCTCGGCCCGGGCGGCCCGGGCGCCCGGGGCAGCCGGAACGAGCGGGGCAGCCATGACGGTCGGGGCCGGCTGACCGGCGTCGCGCTCCGGCACGCCGACGGCAGGACGGTCACCCTCGGCTGCGACACGGTCGTCCTCACCGGGGACTGGATCCCCGCACACGAACTGGCCCGCCTGGGCGGCGTCCCGCTGGACCGGGGCACCCGGGGCCCGGCGGTCGACACCTCGTTCCGTACGGGCACGGCGGGGGTCTTCGCCGTCGGCAACCTGCTGCACGCCGTCGAGCCCGCCGGCACCGCGGCCCGCGAGGGCAACCTCGTCGCGGGGCCCGTGCTGCGGTACCTCTCCGACGGGCGGTGGCCGGACCGGCAGTTGGCGGTGGAGGTCGGCGCGCCCCTGCGGTGGGTGGCGCCGAACCGTATCGACCCGAAGGGACCGCGCCCGCCGCTCGGCCGCTTCGCCCTCCGTACGGCACGCCCCGAGGCCCGGTTGTCGGCGGTGGTCGTCAGCCAGGACGGCCGGATCCTGCACCGCGAGCGGCTGCGGCGCGGCGCGCTGCCGAACCGTCCGCTGTACGTCTCCGCCGACTGGATCGACCGGGCGGATCCGGGCGGGGGCCCGGTCGTGATCACGGGCCGGGCCGGCTGA